CCCGATAATGATTGAAAACTTCAGTATTGTATTTGTTTACGGCTTTGGCTGTTCCGAAGAGGTTACCCAAGTAAAAACCGGTGCTTACGGTTCCGAAAATCCAGCCATAGGCACTACTCACTCCATGCTGTTTAAAGCCGCGGTAAGAGGCAAAGGCCGATCCGCCAATAAAGAGGAGGGATACTAAACCATCTTTCCAATTACCCACATAGGCTTTACCTAAACCGGGCACCACCGTGCTCATGGCTAATGCCAAGCCTTTGCTTTTATAGCCTAAATCGTGATGCTTATCCATCAGGGCACTGAGCCGAGCATCTTGCAAATTAAAATCCTGATAGAGCTTTTGGGCACTTTCTATATCGTCGTTGCGAAGGGCTAGGCTCACTTGTATGGGCTGCACATAGTCATTACTAAGTACTTGATGCGATTCCAGATATCGGCCTAAGCCATTGAAGTCGCTTTGCATAAAGAGTAAAAGGGCCATTTCGCGACTAATTTCCTCGGAGCATTGAAAGCGGGCTTCCCCCGGAAAGAGATCGTAAAAACGACGTTCTCCTTGTTCCCAATTTTTGGAAAGGCGGTAGGAGCGAATGAGGGATAATTGCAAACTGTCTACACCCGGTTGCATCAAATTAATGCGCTCCCATTCTAAAATGGCCAAGCGATGATTTCCTTTTTGATCGAGGAATTGGGCGTATTCCAGAGAATTGGAAAAGTTAAAGAGGTCTTGCTCCTGAGCCAGGAGGCAGGCCGGAAACGATACCCATATAAGCAGGTATCGAAGATATTTTAAAGTCATTCTTTTGAGGTGCTTACAGGGTCTAAAGCTAAACCACTTTCCTTATGAACTTCGTAATGGTCGAGAGAGAGGGGATGGCAACGACTCATACGGTCGAAAGCATCGATGCTGCCACCAAAAAAGCCACGGGCGCGAATGGCTTGCATGGCATATACACTGCAGGAAGGATGAAAATTGCAGGCCTGAACATCTTGGGAAGAAATCAGGGCTTTATAACCGGTGAAGAGCAGCTTCATGAATTCCAGAATCTCAGTTTCACCTTGATAGTGGTAACTGTAATCCGGTTTTTCAGGTTCCTGCATAATGGAACGCGCCAATTGCAGGTCCTCTGAGCTTTGCGCCGATAGGCTGAAATTACTCAGGAATAGGATAGTTATACATAGCGTTATTACCGCTTTCATTCACCTTAATGTTTTTGTAGTTGGTTTTCTGGACAATCTCCAAACCCTCGACATAGACTAAGTCGACAATTTCAGAGGGGAATTCCAGGCCACTGATATTAGTATAAGATCGGAAGAACTGTTTACGTAGTACTTCCTCGTCTTTATTCAAAAATATCAAACCATAAAGTCTTTTGTCTTGCTGGCTCAATAAAACTTTGCCCAGCATAGAGCTCATTACCATAGGCGGTGCCCAGGTATAGATAATCATATCCTTCTTTTTTTCTACTTCTTTCAGGTTGTAGATCGACTCTTTAAGGCCATAGTCGTGCAGCTTATTATTGAGGATAAGGTGGAAGATGGAAAACTCTACAATGGAAGCACCTTCCGTTTTTTCAAAAAGGGTATCGCCACGCATGCGGAAGATCATCGAATCAGAAAGTACCCAAATCTCCTTTTCGGGGAAGGTGAGTTCATATACTACCTTTTTATAGTTGAGGTCGTAGTAGAAACTTCCACGGGTAAGACTGTAAATACTATCGTCTTTAGATTTGATGGAGAAATTCCCGCTAATACGGTAAAAGTCCTGAGCCATAGCTGCCTGGCAGAGGAAAAGTAAGAGCAGGCCGGTTAAAATGCGTTTCAATGCGATAGGTATAAAAGTAAAATTCCCGCCCATTTGGGCGGGAATTGAATGCTATGAAATTAGCTTAGATGGTAGAAGCAGCAGAAGTAGCTGCGGCTGCAAATACTGCGAAGTAAAGGATGATACCTACTACGCTAGCACCAACACAACCCCATAGAGCTTCTTTGGTTTCGTCTTTGTTTTCGGATACGAAGTAAACGATGGCTACACCAGCAACACCGAACACACAACCCCAGATCCAAGAAGGAATTCCAAGAACACGGTGACGTTTAGCCATTGCAGGGCTAATCATCGCTTGATCAGAAACATTAGCAACTAAGGCACTGTTAGTAGCTTGTAATTCCGCGAAGGAAACATTTTCGTTTTGATCCAGGTACTGGTCTAATTCTTCTACCTGAGCAAGTTCAGTGTTTACTTCGTCGATCTCGAAGTTGAACATGTCACGAGAATCAGCTTTCAAATCCTGGAATGAGAATGCAGAGACTAAGAAAGCAAGAGATAAAATACGCTTCATTGTATTGGTTTTAATTAAACTTCTCAAATATAATAAGCCAAATCAATTAGCGAAGTAATTCTGTCTATTTCACCCTAATTTTTAACAGTCGCAGACCGCATTTTTACGCACAAGTGCAGTTTTATTCCCGGATGGCCTAAATCTCTTTGCTACTTTAGCGCCGTCATTTCATCGAGCCTATGCTATAGCAATCAAGGGCATAGCTATTTATTTCGTTTTCGATGATTCAAGATTTAACGAAGGCATTAAATGCATATATCCAAATTCAGTCATTCTAATTTTTTCTTTCTTTTTTTTCTAAATCTGGCCTTATCAAGCCTAATTCGGGCTCAAAGTGCTGGTTCGGCAGAAGCCTACAAGGTAAAAGAGGACCTTAATGCCTTAAGTGAGGACGCCATTCCGGTCGAAATTTGGTTGCCAAAAGTGGAGGATAGCTTGGCGGTTTATCAGATGCCAAAGGTGGTTCCCGGTACCTATAAGGTGCATAATTACGGACTCTTTGTTCGCGACTTTGCCGCATTTAATGAAGCCGGAGATAGCTTACCCGTGCAAAAGTTATCCATCAATAGCTGGCAGATTAAAAGAGCTCAGGAATTACATCGCATCCAATATTGGGTAGATGATAGCTATGGCGATGAGCGAGGTCGACCGATTTTCGCTCCCTCAGGAAGTAGCAATGAGGAAGAGGTCTTTCTACTCAATCAATTCGCTTATATCGGCTATTTGGAAGGTTATAAAAATTTACCTTTTGAATTAGAAATTGCCCATCCTCAGGGATTTTTCGGATCGGGAGCCTGGCCGGCAGAGCGCAGTGATACTTTGGATCACTATCAATTCCCAAGCTACTTTTTGTTGCATGATAATCCCATGATGTATTGCCAGCCCGATACCAGTTCGGTTTGGATTGGGAACTCCAAAGTAGAATTAAGCTTATACAGTCCTAATAAAACGGTTAATGCCGATACCACAATGGCCCTGATCGAGGCCGTATTGCAAGCCAGTGCAGAATATTTGGGTGGTAGCCTTCCGGTGGATAAGTATTCTATATTGATTTATTGCCAGTCGGATTTAAAAGGTGACTTCAGCTATGGGGCACTGGAACATCATCGTTCTACCGTACTCTATATGCCGGAAGTAGACGGTGCTATTTTTTACGAAGGGGTACGCGACATTGTAGCACATGAGTTCCTACATATTATTACGCCACTGGGTATTCATTCGGAATATATTCAGGATTTTGATTTCGCTAATCCGGAGATGAGTCGGCACCTCTGGCTTTATGAAGGGGTAACCGAGTACAATAGTCATCTGGTGCAGGTGCGCGATAGCATTTATAGTAAGGAAGAGTTCTTGGAGGTGATGCGCGATAAGTTTTTCGCTAATGATCAATACGAGGATTTACCGCTAACCGCTGTGAGTAAGCACACCCTTGATATTTACCACGATCAGTATCAGAATTTTTATGAGGGCGGTGCCATAGCAGCCATGGCTCTGGATTTGTATTTGATCGAAATTTCAGGAGGCGGCATGCGCCTGATGGACCTTTTGAACAATCTTTCGGCAGTATTTCCGGCCGATACATTTTTTAAGGATGAAGATCTCTTTCGCATTATGGGTGAACTTTCCTTTCCACAGGTCGAAACCTTTATGGTACGCCATTTTGAGGCGGGCGAACCTTTCCCTTGGGAGCGCCTTTTTGCCAATGTAGGTCTCGATTACAGCGATGAGGGCAAGACTATGGGCTGGTCTATTGGCACAGATGAGTTGAGCTATGACTTGGAGCAAGATCGTTTTTTAGTGACCAATGAAGAAGGCATTGATTCCTTCGGAGAGGCTCTGGGCCTGAAAGCCCGCGATCAGATTATCAGCATTAATGGCGATACTTTAAACCTCTTTAGCTTCCAAACGGTATTAGCCGATTTCCAGGGGACCCTTCAGGAAGGGGATGAGGTAGTTTATAGGGTGGCTCGACCCAAGCGCAATGATAAGTTTCGGATTAAGCGATTAAAGACCAAGGCATTTAAAGTGGAGTACGACGAATCGCATTTATTGAAGTGGCAAGAGGAGGCTAGCGATCGTCAAAAGGCTTGGCGTAAAATCTGGTTGGCGCAATAGCTAATGTGATGCGCGTCACTACGGCCTGCCTTCTTAAGAATGTATTTTTGTGGTAAAACACAGAACATGCAAGAACTTATCAATGATCCTAAAACCTTTTTGGTTGACGTAAGAACTGAAGCAGAAGTAGCAGATGTTAGCGTACCCGGAGCGGTTAATATACCTTTAGACCAGGTTCCCGCAAACTTGAGTCGCTTTAAAAGCGCTGAAGGTCCGGTAGTAGTATTTTGTCGTAGCGGAGCGCGCAGTGAAAACGCTAAAAACTGGTTGCTTCAAAATGGTGTGACTGATGTGCACAATGCCGGTGGTTACCCAACAGTATTAAACCTTAAAAACTAAGAAGGATGGTTCGATTATTAGGATTTTTGTTTGTACTCAGTACCCTGGGCGCCTGTGCTCAAAGTACCGAGGGCAGCAGCAGTACTACAGATGGTACGAAGCAGGTAAACCTCGATGTGAATCAGGTTTCAGAATTATTGAAGAATGATAAAGAGGTGGTATTAATTGATGTGCGCACCCCTGACGAATACAAGCAAGGTCATTTAGAAGGATCAGATTTATTAAACTTCTACGATCCTAAGTTTAAAGAAGAAGTGGCCAAATTAGATAAGTCTAAAGAGTATGTGATCTACTGCCGTAGTGGTGGTCGCAGTGGCAGTGCCGTTGCGGAGATGCAGAAAATGGGCTTTGAGAACGTACACAATATGAAAGGCGGAATCCTCGCTTGGAACCGCGCTAATCTTCCTACCCAGAAATAAGATGGCTAGCTTTAAGGAATTGATTCAATCGGATAAGCCGGTACTAATCGATTTCCATGCCGATTGGTGCCAACCCTGTAAAGTGCTCGGGCCCATTGTGAAGCAAGTTAAAGAGCAAATGGGCGATCGGGTTTCGGTACTCAAAATTGATGTAGATCGCAATCCCGAATTGGCGGCTAAGCTGGCTATACAAGGGGTGCCTACCTTAATGATTTACCGCCAAGGCGAATTAAAATGGCGTCAAAGCGGAGTCTTAAGTAAAGAAGCGATTATTCAGCAGCTGAACTATTTTGGAGCTTAAGCGCTTCAAAACGATAACCCAGTTTGCTGTAATATTCCAGGCATAGAGGTAGGGCCTCCTTTAAACGAGGCCAGGCTTTTATGGAATCGTGGAATACCACGATGGAACCCGGGCCGGCATGTTTGCGAATAGATTCGAAACACTGTTGACCACTACGATTGGCATCCCAATCTGCCGCAAGGCTATCCCACATAATGATATTATAACAGGCCCGGCTTAATGCCCGGGCCTGTTTTTTTTGAATTCTGCCGTAGGGTGGTCGAAATGCTTGAGAAGCTACCTGCTTGGCGCAAAGCTCCACATTGGCAAGATAGTCCTCCAGGCTATGCTGTGTTCCTTTAAGATGATGGAAAGTGTGATTGCCTACTGTATGACCAGCAGCTAGCACGGCTTGAAATACTTCAGGGTGTTTTTGCACATTGTCGCCAATGCAAAAGAAACTGGCTTTGGCTTGATAGGCATCCAACTGCTCCAAAACCCAGGGGGTAACCGCAGGAATAGGGCCATCATCGAAGGTGAGATAAATAGTTGGTTTAGACGCATCCGCCGAAAGGCGCCAAATAAAACCTGGCTTTAAAGCCTGATAGAGCTTGGGGATGAAAGTTAAATAGGGCATAGAAAAAATCCCGACCATCGATTTAAGCGAAGGTCGGGATTTATTTATTGTATTTCAGCGCTGCTTAGGCCAATCCTAAAGGACGTAAGGCATTAACATAGCGCTGGTAAATTTCGTCTTGCGACATGCTCTGCTGATTTCCTTTGTGCTCAAACTGGTTAACCAATTGAACAATCATTCGGAAATAGCTGGCAGCGGCATTCATTTCAGCTTGAATCTTATTGCGGTCTTTACCACGGAATTGCTGATAATAGGCCAGCTCTTCTTCCAGGCGATCGGCGAAGGTGTTAATGATTTCGCGGGCCTCTTCTTGAGCACCAGCTTTGTAATATCCTTCGATGATATTGAACATGAAGTAATCGTAAGCGTATTTACTTTCTGGCATTTTCTCCATGGCACGCTCTAATACCTGCATGGCCTCATCATTACGTCCGCGCTCCGCTAAATCTTCTGCTAAACGGCCGTAGATATTACGCAGGTTAAAGATTACCCTGCGGTTGGTCTCATCCAAATAAACTCCGGGAACTTCCATATTACCCATTTCGAATTTATTCATCAGATTATCATACATCACATCGGTAGCAATTTTACCGAAGTCGGGATTATTCCCCTCACGTTTATTCAATACCGGAACAAAGCGATAGGCTAAACCTTCGAGTTGGAAGTAATCGTCTAACCAGAAGAAGCTCTTGCTGCTGTTACCAACGGTTACACTGAAGTAAATAGGACGGGTCCAGTCGTTTTCAGCAATCAGGTCGATAACCATTAAATCGCGCTTGCTTAATACTTGAGACTTAATATCCCAATCGATATAATCTACAATACGACCGGTATCTTCGGGTAATACAGCCTCATTGGCTAATACCGCTTCCTTGTCGATGTTTACGCGTAAGCGACGCATAGGATAGTAGATCAATTCTTTCTGGCCACCGAAGGCAGAGAATTTGTTTTGCTTATCGTCCAATTTTACCCAGCGGATAAAGTCTTTTACATCCCAGCGACCTTTTACCTGACGATCCTGGAAGTAAATCACATCGCGGGTACCTTGCTTGTACTGATCATGCTCAAAGCTAAAGGGAACAGGTTGCGCATCGTAAACCGCACGCTTGGCCTGGTCGATATACCAATCGGTATTTAGCAGAGAAAGGTTGATGATGCGTACATCGGTGCGGTAACCTTCAATTTCTTGGGCATACCAAAGTGGGAAGGTATCATTATCACCATTGGTGAAGAGGATACTATTGGGTTTACAAGAATCGAGGTAGGCAAAGGCAATATCGCGTGCCACATAGCGATTGCTACGGTCGTGATCATCCCAGTTTTGAGCGGCCATCAAACCTGGCACTGCTACCAAACAAACTACGCTTACTGCTGCCGCTACACTGGTACTTTGCTTTTTAAGCAGTTCATACACGGCCATAACTCCCAGGCCAATCCAAATGGAGAAGGCGTAGAAAGAGCCAACATAGGCATAGTCACGCTCCCGCGGTTCAAAAGGTTTATGGTTTAGGTAAACTGCAATGGCCAATCCAGTTAGCAGGAAGAAGAGGGTGACTACCCAGGCATCTTTACCTGCTTTTTGATAATGAACTATGGCGCCCACTAAACCGAGCAGGAGGGGCAGCATGAAATAAACATTTCGAGCAGGATTGTTCTTGGCGTGATAGGGTAAATCGCTTTGTGGCCCTAAGCGTAATTCATCCAAAGGTTTAATTCCTGAAATCCAGTTTCCTTTGGTGTGCTCAAAGCGGTGTTGTTCGTCGTTTTGCCTTCCGGCGAAATTCCACATAAAGTAGCGCCACCACATATGGCCCACCTGATAATTGAGGAACCAGCTAATATTTTTACTTAGCGGAATAGGTTCCTTGTCATTTGTTATCCCTGCATATTTCTTATAGTTCGGGACCGAGGCTGGGTCATCATTCCACATCCGTGGGAAGAGCCCTACATATTTTGGGTCGAATACGCGCTCGGATGCTTTACGATCGTCGCTGATTACATATTCACCTTTTTCATCATCACGACGGTATACCGGGTTTCCATCCTTAAAGTCTACTACCGGAGCATTAAATGACTGACCGTAGAATACCGGGAAGTCGCCATACTGCTCACGCTTGTAATAGGCTAAAAGCGACATCGCATCTTCAGGATTATTTTCGTCAATAGGGGTGTTTGCATTGGAGCGTACCGCTAAGGTTACGAAGGTTGAATAACCCAGAATGATGAAAAGAACAGAAAGAATTAAGGTGTTCCAGATTGGAGAATCTTTTTTACGGGTAAAGCGTAAGCCATAAGCGGCACCACCACCAATAAGAATAAGGGTGAAGATGGTTCCACTATTAAAGGGCATGCCCATGCTGTTCACCATAAATATCTCCAGTTTGCCGAAGGTCCAAAGCACAAAAGGAATAATGGCGGCAAAGATGATTCCGAGGATGAGGATACCAATTACATTGTATAAGATGAACTTGGTATTGCTGATTTTTTTGTCGGTTTTGTAGAAATACACCATTACAATCGCAGGGATGGTCAAGAATACCAGGATGTGAACCCCGATGGAAAGACCAATCATATAGGCGATGAAAATGAGCCAACGGTGAGCACGACTGCTATGGTCTACTTCATTTTCCCATTTCAAAATGGCCCAGAAAGCAATGGCGGTAAAGAGGGATGACATGGCATATACCTCACCTTCAACTGCCGAGAACCAAGCACTGTCGCTAAAAGTGTAGGCTAAAGCTCCTACAACCCCGCCACCTAAAAGGGCAACGATGCGGCCATCGGTAAGCTCACCGAATTTGAGTAAAAATTTACGTCCGAGCGCGGTAATGGTCCAAAAGAGGAACAGTACAGTAAAGGAGCTGGCGGCGGCCGAAAGCAAGTTTACCATTTTGGCTTGTTCGGTAACATCTCCAAAAGCGAATTGAGAAGCGAAGTTCCCCATTAGCTGGAAAAGCGGTGCGCCGGGAGGGTGACCCACCTGGAGCTTAACCGAGGTAGCAATGTACTCACCGCAATCCCAGAAGCTTACGGTTGGCTCGATAGTGATAAAGTAGGTTACTGTTGCGATGGCGAAAACCAGCCATCCCAACAAGTTGTTCAGTTTCTTGTAATTGGAAAGCATCCTCTTGAATTTGTTGCTGCGGGCGAATTTATGAAAATAAGCAAGTTGGGCGGTGTCAATATCTTGTTAAAGAAGGATGCAGAAAAATTAAAGAAGATGATTTAACATGAATTTTTATTTGCGCGATTGAAAAGAGCATCTTACTTTTGCCCTCCCAAAATAAACGATGCCCCATCGTCTAATTGGCAGGACAGCTGATTTTGGTTCAGTCAGTCGAGGTTCGAGTCCTCGTGGGGCAACAAGGAAAAAAGTCCGGACAATGTGTTCGGACTTTTTTTATGCCTGTATTTTTTAGGTGGGTGAATTACAAATTCGCCTTAGGCTTGATTAGTCTTTAAAGTAGGCACTGGCGTGATTTTGCAATTCGACCAGTTTAAAAGACTCAAGAATCAATAATGAAAACGGCACTGCAGAATGATGCAGCTTTGGTCATCTGCTTTTCCAGTGATTCGATATACCAGACGGTGTTCCTGATTAATGCTCCGAGCCCAACAGCCTTTAAGACTACCCCTTAGCGGTTCAGGTTTCCCGGTGCCTTTAAAGGGGGTTCTTCTGACTTCATTTAGTAGGCTACGCAGTTTATTCAGGAGCTCTTGATCATTCTCAATCCAATATTCAAAATCCTCCCAGGCATTTTTGGTAAACACCAGCCTCATTTTTTTGGGCTTTCTTTTTCTTCCCAGTCTATTAAATCACCGGTATCCATTTGATCCAGAGATTCGGCCAGTCTTTTTCGATTGGATTCGGTAGACAAGAGGTACTCGGTTTCCCGATAGGAATTGTATAAGCCAATAGACATGATTACCACTGCTTCATCTTCTTTGTTGCGCGGAACCACAATGACCTCAGAAGATTTGGTGACATAGTCGAACTGCTTTTTAAGGCTTTTCCGCAAGGCAGTGATGGTTATGGCTTTCATAATGTGATTCTAAATGGAAGTGGAAGAAATATTCAGAATTTTATTTGTACATAATCCTGTACAGTTAAACGTACAAAATTGAATTTTGGTTTGCAAGAAAATTGTGATTGCTAATCACTACTGGCGTGAATTTGCAACTCACGCCAATATTTTTAAATCCTAAAAAATTGACTCCAAGCAACCTTTTGCCCTCTTTTCCCCGTCTATACAATAGCAATGCATTTTGAATAGATGAAAAAACTATTTCTGTTGCTGGCGGTCCCACTCCTAATCGCCAGCTGTTCGAATTCTAAAATTAGTGGCAGCACCGAGGCGGAAGCTCAGGCTCCTGTAGATACAGTGGTGTTAACCGCAGCCGATAGTGCGGCCATTAAAAAAGGAATCGAACATGCCCTGGATGAAAAACTCTTACCAGCGGTTAAAGCTCAAATTGACTCTGTAAACAGCTCCAAAAAATGAAGAACACACTATGCACCCTGGCCTTTGTTTCGGCCATCTTAAATTTCAGTAGCCAAGCTCAAAATTTAGATCAATCCCTTTCCGGATCCGTATCCGCCTCGCAAGATGAGGGGGAGGCTCACATTGCCATGGACCCCAATGATTCTACCCATTTGGCAGTAGGTTATATGGAATTAGGAGCCGGTATTTCATTCCGTATTTATCATTCCGAAGATCAGGGTAATACCTGGCGACTTTCCCAATTTGATCCCTCTAGTGCTATTAATGCTGATTTTCCGGGTTATATGGCAGCCGGTGGTGGCGATATTCTTTTTGCTTACGACAATAACCATAACTTGTATTGTTCCTGGATTTACCTCCTTTTTAATCCCACGGCACCTAATCCTACCGATACCCTCGTTTTTGTAGGTTATTGGGGCAAGTCAACGGATAATGGAAATAGCTTTAGCCTCGAAGCAGGAGAGGATCATTTCTTCGGGATCGGAAAACTAGATGCCGGTCAGAACATTTACAATTACAAAGATGGGATTTGCGATCGCCAGTGGATGGCGGTGGATTTATCCAATGGACCTGGCCAAAATGACCTCTATATTGGATACATCAATTTCCCAGCGGATTTTAATCAAACCGGTCTTAAGGTGAAGGTGAAGAAAGCCAATCAAAGTAGTTTCTCGGCTGCCACTACTGCTTATTCGGGAAATGGACAATTCACCAATTTGGCCATGGATAGCAATGGGAAATTGCATTATTCCTTCGCGGATTTTATGAGTAATGAAATTTTGTATACCTCCTCCAATGACGGAGCCCAGACTTTCGCTACTCCGGTTACTATTCAGCAGGCGACCACTGTTTTCCCTTCCGGAACCGGTGTTATTAATGAAAGAGAGAATGCCGCACCTTCATTAGCAGTAGACGGTCAGAATAACCTGCATTTGGTTTGGGGCGATTTTATCTCGAATCAAAGATTTGAATCCTATTATTCCCGCTCAACCGACAATGGAGCTACTTGGTCTGCACCAATTGACTTGACTACCATTTTCGGCTCCAAGGTATTTATGCCAGTTGTTTCGGCGCATGGCGATAAGGTGAGTATTGGTGGAAATGTGTTGGATAGCACAAATAAGTCCAATTACCATATCAGCAATTCGCAAGACAATGGGGCCAATTTCGGGCCTATCAAAAAAGTAAGCTCTGGCACTACCAATTTTGCCCAAGTATCGAAGAGTCGCTTTGTGGGTGATTACTCTTCCAGTGTGCGCACTCATTGCGCTATTTACAGTCTGTGGACCGACTGTCGTGCTAATGGCTGCAAACAATATATCGCCAAATACGATGAATGTGCTTCATTAGGAATTGAATATACCCCCATTGAAGCACCTTTTAGCTTGAGTACTTTGTATCCGAATCCGGTGAACACAGTTCTGAATCTGGATTTGAAATCGGATGAAGCGATGAGCTTAAACCTGGAAATCTTCGACTTACAAGGAAGAACAGTCTATTCTAGCGATCAAAATCTTTTGGAAGGTGAGAACCAATTGGAATTGGACTTAAGCAGCTTAAAGGCCGGTCAGTATTTATTGAGCATCAGCGATGCCAATGGCACTTTTATTAGCCGAAATATTCTGAAGAACTAAATACCTTCAAATTTAGATAGCAAGAACCGCCTCTGATTAGGGGCGGTTTTTTTTTTTGATCGAATTGGAAATTTGATCCAGGTTTGCAACCGAATTGCAAATCCGGTCCAATAATTTGTGTAAAGGAAACCTGATTCGAATTTGTAATTCGAATCATCGTTTCAAAAAGCTTTGCAAATCCTTATTGGCACCATAAAGCACTAAGACATCACTCTCCTTGAGCTTTTGATCGGGGCTGGCGATTCCTTGACTTTTAAGTTCGGTATGATTGCGGCCTAACATGCTTTTTACCTCCGTCTCGCTCATTATCGTGAGCACCAGTAAATTGTATTTACCGCGGAACTCCACTTCACGAATGGTTTTACCTATATGGTCTTCCGGCACCTTGGCTTCGATAATGCTAAAGGTATCGCCCAGTTCAAAGGAGTCCACAACATTATTGAGGCAGAGTTTTTTGGCCCAGCGTTCGGCAGTTTCTTCCTCGGGATGCACAATTTCATCTACACCAATGGCCTCCAATACCTTTTGATGTAAAGGGTTAATGGCTCGACTGATCAATCGCTTAACCCCCAAATTTTTAAATACGGCCGAGGTCATAATATTGGCCCCTTGATCTTCACCCACCGCCACAATCACCAAATCAGTATCTTCCAGAGGTAAGCCCGCAACCGTAAATTCATCGGTAGCATCCATCTGTATGGTATGGGTAATTTGCTCTTTAAACATATCCACCTTATCCATGCGGATGTCGATACCAATTACCTCATGGCCCTGGGCGGTTAATTTTTGCGATAGGGAGGCTCCAAAATTTCCGAGTCCGGCGATAATGTATTTCATGGTTCAATCTAGTTAATCGTTATTTCCTCGGTGGGATAACGATAGTTCTTTTGTTTCACCTTCTTAAAGAAGGCTATGATTATGGTGAGCATGCTAACCCGACCCACAAACATGATGGCAATTAAAATGACTTTGCTGGGATGAGAAAGCTCGGCGGTAATTCCTAAGCTTAATCCAACAGTACTGTAAGCTGAAAAGCATTCGAAGGCAATGTCCATTAGGCTTT
The Croceimicrobium hydrocarbonivorans genome window above contains:
- a CDS encoding polysaccharide deacetylase family protein, producing MVGIFSMPYLTFIPKLYQALKPGFIWRLSADASKPTIYLTFDDGPIPAVTPWVLEQLDAYQAKASFFCIGDNVQKHPEVFQAVLAAGHTVGNHTFHHLKGTQHSLEDYLANVELCAKQVASQAFRPPYGRIQKKQARALSRACYNIIMWDSLAADWDANRSGQQCFESIRKHAGPGSIVVFHDSIKAWPRLKEALPLCLEYYSKLGYRFEALKLQNSSAAE
- the yidD gene encoding membrane protein insertion efficiency factor YidD, whose amino-acid sequence is MKAVITLCITILFLSNFSLSAQSSEDLQLARSIMQEPEKPDYSYHYQGETEILEFMKLLFTGYKALISSQDVQACNFHPSCSVYAMQAIRARGFFGGSIDAFDRMSRCHPLSLDHYEVHKESGLALDPVSTSKE
- a CDS encoding tetratricopeptide repeat protein; translated protein: MTLKYLRYLLIWVSFPACLLAQEQDLFNFSNSLEYAQFLDQKGNHRLAILEWERINLMQPGVDSLQLSLIRSYRLSKNWEQGERRFYDLFPGEARFQCSEEISREMALLLFMQSDFNGLGRYLESHQVLSNDYVQPIQVSLALRNDDIESAQKLYQDFNLQDARLSALMDKHHDLGYKSKGLALAMSTVVPGLGKAYVGNWKDGLVSLLFIGGSAFASYRGFKQHGVSSAYGWIFGTVSTGFYLGNLFGTAKAVNKYNTEVFNHYRADVENYIYHRL
- a CDS encoding rhodanese-like domain-containing protein — translated: MQELINDPKTFLVDVRTEAEVADVSVPGAVNIPLDQVPANLSRFKSAEGPVVVFCRSGARSENAKNWLLQNGVTDVHNAGGYPTVLNLKN
- the trxA gene encoding thioredoxin yields the protein MASFKELIQSDKPVLIDFHADWCQPCKVLGPIVKQVKEQMGDRVSVLKIDVDRNPELAAKLAIQGVPTLMIYRQGELKWRQSGVLSKEAIIQQLNYFGA
- a CDS encoding M61 family metallopeptidase encodes the protein MHISKFSHSNFFFLFFLNLALSSLIRAQSAGSAEAYKVKEDLNALSEDAIPVEIWLPKVEDSLAVYQMPKVVPGTYKVHNYGLFVRDFAAFNEAGDSLPVQKLSINSWQIKRAQELHRIQYWVDDSYGDERGRPIFAPSGSSNEEEVFLLNQFAYIGYLEGYKNLPFELEIAHPQGFFGSGAWPAERSDTLDHYQFPSYFLLHDNPMMYCQPDTSSVWIGNSKVELSLYSPNKTVNADTTMALIEAVLQASAEYLGGSLPVDKYSILIYCQSDLKGDFSYGALEHHRSTVLYMPEVDGAIFYEGVRDIVAHEFLHIITPLGIHSEYIQDFDFANPEMSRHLWLYEGVTEYNSHLVQVRDSIYSKEEFLEVMRDKFFANDQYEDLPLTAVSKHTLDIYHDQYQNFYEGGAIAAMALDLYLIEISGGGMRLMDLLNNLSAVFPADTFFKDEDLFRIMGELSFPQVETFMVRHFEAGEPFPWERLFANVGLDYSDEGKTMGWSIGTDELSYDLEQDRFLVTNEEGIDSFGEALGLKARDQIISINGDTLNLFSFQTVLADFQGTLQEGDEVVYRVARPKRNDKFRIKRLKTKAFKVEYDESHLLKWQEEASDRQKAWRKIWLAQ
- a CDS encoding rhodanese-like domain-containing protein, whose translation is MVRLLGFLFVLSTLGACAQSTEGSSSTTDGTKQVNLDVNQVSELLKNDKEVVLIDVRTPDEYKQGHLEGSDLLNFYDPKFKEEVAKLDKSKEYVIYCRSGGRSGSAVAEMQKMGFENVHNMKGGILAWNRANLPTQK